DNA from Candidatus Angelobacter sp.:
AAATCTGGTGGAACGAGCAATGGATGGGCTGGCCGGTGGACGAAAGTTACGCGCGCAATTCCAACGTCACCGACGCGCCCAAACTCCAGGGCAAACTGCTGTTGATGGTGGGCGAAATGGACCGGAACGTGGATCCGGCGAGCACGATGCAGGTCGCCAACGCCCTGATCAAGGCGGACAAGGATTTTGACCTGCTGGTCGTGCCCGGCGCGGGACACGGCGTTGCCGGCACATCGTACGGCTGGCGCCGTTTGGAGGATTTTTTTGTGCGGAACCTGCTGGGAAGAGAACCGCGCGGGGAGTCGAATCTTGTCGCGACCACTCCGGACCCGCGGTAAATTGGGACCACGGACAAATGAAGAAGCCACCCTGGCGGGGCGTTTTTCCCGCGATCACCACGCAGATGAAAAACGACGGCGCGCTCGACCTCGAGGCCACCGCGCGCCACGCCGGCATCCTGATTGAATCCGGCGTCAGTGGCATCATCTTTCTCGGCTCGCTTGGCGAAAATCAGGCGCTCACGCCGGATGAAAAACGCCGCGTGATCGCGGCGATGGTGAAGGCCGTGAACGGTCGCGTTCAGGTTTTGAGCGGTGTGGCCGAGAGCAGCACCGCTGAAGCGTCCCGGTACGTCCGCGACTGCGAACGGCTCGGACTCGACGGGTTTATGCTGATGCCGGCGATGCTTTACAAGGGCGACCCGCGCGAAACGATAACGCACTTCCGCACGGTGGCGAAGGCGACCGGTCTGCCCATCATGATTTACAACAACCCGATCAGCTACGCGAACGACGTCACGCCGGAGATGTTCGCCGAACTCGCCGATCAGAAAAACTTCGTCGCACTCAAGGAAAGTTCCGGCGACACACGCCGCATCACCGATTTGCGGAATGTCGTTGGCGACCGATACGCGATTTTCACCGGCGTGGACGACCTGGTGCTGGAGAGCGCGATCCTCGGGATTGACGGCTGGGTCGCGGGCAGCGGCATCGCCTTTCCCGCCGAGAACCAGCACCTCTGGGAACTCACGCGCCGGGGCGAGTGGGACAAGGCGCGCGAAATTTACCAATGGTTTACGCCGTTGCTGCACCTCGACGTTCACACGAAGTTTGTGCAATACATCAAACTGGCCGTGCAGGAATGCGGACTCGGCGCCGAATGGGTCCGCGCGCCACGCCTGCCGCTGGTGGGCAGGGAGCGGAAACAGATTTTGAAGATAATCCATGCCGGCATGGAAAACCGACCGGAGTTGCCGAAGAAGAAATGAGGGTCCCCACCACTCTCGAAAATCTCCTGCTCGCATCGGCAATTGCGGGACTCGCGCGGTCCGCCGACGCCGCGGGATTTTTGCCGCCCGGCTACACAGTTCCAATTGTCGATATTTCCGGTGAAACCAACCGGCAGGTGGTTGTGGATCGCGAGTCCGGCCAATACCTCGGGCATCCCGGCACCGTGCTGCTTGAAGATGGCCGGACCCTCCTGACGGTTTATCCCAAAGGACACGGGCGTGGCGCGCTGATTCTGAAACGGAGCACGGACGGGGGACAAACGTGGTCGAAGCGACTGCCGGTCCCGGAAAACTGGGCGACTTCGCTTGAAACGCCGACCATCCATCGCGTCTTGGATGAGCACGGAAGGAAAAGGCTCATTGTTTGGTCCGGTCTTTACCCCGCACGCCTTACAGTCTCCGAGAACGACGGCAATACCTGGACACCGTTGAGGCCGGTCGGCGATTGGGGCGGCATTGTCGTGATGGGCAGCGTCGAAGCATTGCGTGACCGGGCGGGGCATTATCTGGCGCTTTTCCACGATGATGGCCGGTTCTTTACCAAAACTCCGAACACCGCCAAGCCGGTCGTGATGACGCTTTACCAGACCGAATCCTTCGATGGAGGTCTGACCTGGGATCGTCCTCACGCGATCTTCGCGTCGAGTGAGATTCACCTCTGCGAACCCGGTCTGATCCGTTCGCCGGACGGCGGGCAACTCGCGGTGCTGCTCCGCGAAAACCTCCGGCGACGGAATTCACACGTGATTTTCTCAAACGATGAGGGTCGCAGTTGGAGCGCGCCACGAGAGTTGCCAGCGGCGCTAACGGGCGACCGCCACGTGGGCAAATACGCGCCCGACGGTCGGCTGTTCGTTTCCTTCCGGGACACGACTCGTGTTTCGGCCACGAAAGGCGACTGGGTGGGATGGGTGGGCAGCTATGAGGACATCGTTGCGGGACGCGAAGGCCAGTATCGTGTCCGAATCATGCACAACACCAAAGACGCCGACTGCGCGTACCCGGGCGTCGAGGTGCTGCCCGATGGGGCGTTTGTGACAACGACGTACGGCCATTGGACAAAGGGCCAACCACCTTACATCGTCAGCGTCCGTTTCAAACTGGCCGAGCTGGATGCAAAGTTAAAACCCCCGACCAGTGAACCTTAAACTTCCAGCGATGAATCTTCCGGTCTTCTTGTTCCTTTGGATGTTTGTCGGGGTCGCAGAGGCCGGCGAGTTGACATTCCCTTCGTTGCCACAGCCCGCCTGGGGCCACATCGCCAGGACAACCAACTCGACCGGCACGATTCTTCTCGAAGTCGGTTCGTGGCCGGCCGACGGGAAGCTGTCGCTTCCGACCCCGTTTCCAAACATCACGGCCGTTCATCTGCTCGAGGGCTCAAAGCGCGAACCGATGAAGTGGGTTTTCAATACCGACGCGACACGGCTTCAGATTGAGGTTCCATTGCGGGCTCCACTGGCTTTGCCCGCGCTCGTCGAGCTGGAGACGGCAGAGAATTCGGAACAGTTCGCCGACGGGCGCGTCGTTTTCTCCGCGCTCGATGCGCGAGTGCAGGGCAGCCGCGCGAGGCTGGAGTCGAATCCTGGCAACCATCGGATCGGCTTCTGGACCGACCCGCAGGACGGGGTGAGCTGGGAGTTCAAGCCGACGCGATGGGGAAAGTATGATCTCGAACTCACGTTTTCAGCAGATGGCGGCGAAGGCACCGAGTTGCAGTTGGAGGTCGCCGGACAGAATTTCACCGTCAAACGTCCTTCGACGGGCGGTTGGTATCGTTACCAGACGTTGCCGATCGGCCGCGTACATTTTTCAAAGGCCGAACCGTTCACGTTGCGCGTGAGCTGCAAGACACTCAAAGGCGGTGCGGTGATGAATCTCAAGGCGGTGACAATGCGGCCCGCGCCGGAAGGGAATCCGATTACGCAGAGCGTGGCGGGTGTCATCACGCTTCTGGCGCGCGATGCGACGACGCACGGCGTCATGTTGCGCTACGAGCCGGCGGAGATTAAGAACTGCCTTGGTTATTGGGTGAACCCGGACGATTGGGCCGGGTGGGAATTCGCCGTGACGAAACCCGGGGCATTTGACGTCGAGGTGTGGCAGGGTTGCGGCAAGGGACAGGGGGGCAGCGAGGCGGAGGTCCGGATCGCAGGCGAGAAGCTCGATTTCATCGTTCAGGAAACGGGACACTTTCAAATCTTTGTCCCGCGCCGGGTTGGCCGGGTGAACCTGTCGCAACCGGGAAGCTACCGGCTGGCGGTGCGCGCGCTGCGGAAAAAGGCCGGTGCTGTCATGGACGTGCAACAGGTCCGGTTGATACCGGTCGCGTCGGCGCAAAATGTTTCGCCGAACGCGGCAAGGTTTTTAAACGCGCACCGCGTGGTCTTTCTGGGCGACAGCATCACCTACAGCGGCGAATACACGGAGTTTATCGAAGCCTATGTTCGCATCCGGTTTCCCGAATCGCGCGTCGCGTTCCTGAACCTTGGCCTTCCGAGCGAAACCGTCTCCGGCCTGTCCGAACCGGGCCATGCAGGCGGCGCATTTCCACGACCCGACCTCCACGAACGCCTCGGACGCGTCTTGGAGAAGACGAAGCCCGACGTCATTGTCGCGTGTTACGGGATGAACGACGGGATTTATTACCCGTTCGACACGGAACGGTTTCAGAAGTTCAAGGATGGCATCCTCCGGTTGCGCGAGCGCGCCGCGGCGGCCGGCGCGAAAGTCATTCACGTCACGCCGCCGACGTTCGACCGCCTGCCGCTCAAGGGCCATACGCTGCCGGACGGCCTGGCTGAGTACCAGTCTCCCTACGATCACTATAATGACGTGCTCGACCGCTTCTC
Protein-coding regions in this window:
- a CDS encoding prolyl oligopeptidase family serine peptidase → IWWNEQWMGWPVDESYARNSNVTDAPKLQGKLLLMVGEMDRNVDPASTMQVANALIKADKDFDLLVVPGAGHGVAGTSYGWRRLEDFFVRNLLGREPRGESNLVATTPDPR
- a CDS encoding sialidase family protein; translated protein: MRVPTTLENLLLASAIAGLARSADAAGFLPPGYTVPIVDISGETNRQVVVDRESGQYLGHPGTVLLEDGRTLLTVYPKGHGRGALILKRSTDGGQTWSKRLPVPENWATSLETPTIHRVLDEHGRKRLIVWSGLYPARLTVSENDGNTWTPLRPVGDWGGIVVMGSVEALRDRAGHYLALFHDDGRFFTKTPNTAKPVVMTLYQTESFDGGLTWDRPHAIFASSEIHLCEPGLIRSPDGGQLAVLLRENLRRRNSHVIFSNDEGRSWSAPRELPAALTGDRHVGKYAPDGRLFVSFRDTTRVSATKGDWVGWVGSYEDIVAGREGQYRVRIMHNTKDADCAYPGVEVLPDGAFVTTTYGHWTKGQPPYIVSVRFKLAELDAKLKPPTSEP
- a CDS encoding dihydrodipicolinate synthase family protein is translated as MKKPPWRGVFPAITTQMKNDGALDLEATARHAGILIESGVSGIIFLGSLGENQALTPDEKRRVIAAMVKAVNGRVQVLSGVAESSTAEASRYVRDCERLGLDGFMLMPAMLYKGDPRETITHFRTVAKATGLPIMIYNNPISYANDVTPEMFAELADQKNFVALKESSGDTRRITDLRNVVGDRYAIFTGVDDLVLESAILGIDGWVAGSGIAFPAENQHLWELTRRGEWDKAREIYQWFTPLLHLDVHTKFVQYIKLAVQECGLGAEWVRAPRLPLVGRERKQILKIIHAGMENRPELPKKK
- a CDS encoding GDSL-type esterase/lipase family protein yields the protein MNLPVFLFLWMFVGVAEAGELTFPSLPQPAWGHIARTTNSTGTILLEVGSWPADGKLSLPTPFPNITAVHLLEGSKREPMKWVFNTDATRLQIEVPLRAPLALPALVELETAENSEQFADGRVVFSALDARVQGSRARLESNPGNHRIGFWTDPQDGVSWEFKPTRWGKYDLELTFSADGGEGTELQLEVAGQNFTVKRPSTGGWYRYQTLPIGRVHFSKAEPFTLRVSCKTLKGGAVMNLKAVTMRPAPEGNPITQSVAGVITLLARDATTHGVMLRYEPAEIKNCLGYWVNPDDWAGWEFAVTKPGAFDVEVWQGCGKGQGGSEAEVRIAGEKLDFIVQETGHFQIFVPRRVGRVNLSQPGSYRLAVRALRKKAGAVMDVQQVRLIPVASAQNVSPNAARFLNAHRVVFLGDSITYSGEYTEFIEAYVRIRFPESRVAFLNLGLPSETVSGLSEPGHAGGAFPRPDLHERLGRVLEKTKPDVIVACYGMNDGIYYPFDTERFQKFKDGILRLRERAAAAGAKVIHVTPPTFDRLPLKGHTLPDGLAEYQSPYDHYNDVLDRFSDWLLSQRAQGWEVIDVHDPMNRFLAGRRRTDPDFILARDGVHANAQGHWLIAREILRYLGAPDEIVSSDAPDLLTRSHPNGTEILKLVQQKQRVLKDAWLKYVGHKRPGMNPGKPLPEAEGEAGALDAKIHALAEVKSAAGGPVDADNRPLIRKLGTIDLDLVETTPIVFKDRLYRFEWVREGYWNNQRKTNYFRLIDHETGVPTAPFADGHEFGSAFVDGDTVYVTGTRGRNRVDMFVSRDLKTWDSRPVINDGRYGIFNTSLCKAGDGYVLMFEIDKPAEEAGVPFTARFAKSRDLRAWEITPPECNYAKDRYTAPHCLRWLDGWFYDFFLEAHDGYEMRVVRSRDLIHWQASPLNPVLRASPEDKVIANPKLTDAQRARVAHAVNLNNSDIDFCEWRGHLVINYSWGNQQGVEHLAEAVYDGSREQFLRGWFPAGDFSAVPR